Below is a genomic region from Pseudomonas svalbardensis.
GACTTCCAGCGCAGCGCCGACACCCACCTGATTCCCTTGCCGCTGCCGGGTTTTCCGGGCATCGAGTTGTATTTCAAGGATGAGTCCAGCCATCCCACCGGCAGCCTGAAGCACCGTTTGGCGCGCTCGCTGTTTCTGTATGCGCTGTGTAACGGCTGGCTCAAGCCCGGGGCGCCGGTGATTGAAGCGTCCAGCGGTTCGACGGCGATTTCCGAGGCGTACTTCGCCAGTTTGCTGGGCTTGCCGTTTATTGCGGTGATGCCGGCGACCACCTCCAAAGAGAAGATCGCGCAGATCGCCTTCTACGGCGGCAAGAGTCATTTGGTCGATGATCCGACGCAGATCTACGCCGAATCCGAACGCCTGGCTCGCGAACACGATGGGCATTTCATCGACCAGTTCACCTATGCCGAGCGCGCTACCGACTGGCGGGCGAACAACAACATCGCCGAGTCGATCTTCCAGCAAATGCGCTTCGAACTGCACCCCGAGCCGAGCTGGCTGATCTCCAGCCCCGGCACCGGCGGCACCACCGCGACGCTGGGCCGTTACGTACGTTACCGCCAGCATTGCACCCGCGTGCTCTGCGCCGATGCCGAGCGTTCGGTGTTCTTCGATTACTACCAGACCGGCGACGCCAGTCTGCGCCTGGATTGCGGTTCGCGGATTGAAGGCATTGGCCGGCCTCGGGTAGAAGCGTCGTTCCTGCCAAAAGTGATCGATGCGATGGTCAAGGTTCCAGACGCGTTGTCGCTGGCGGCCATGCATTACCTGGCGCAGCGTTTGGGACGTCGGGTGGGCGGGTCGAGCGGGACCAACCTGATCGGCGCGTTGATGGCGGCCCAGCAGATGGCGGCGGCGGGGGAGTCGGGGTCGATCGTGGCGATTTTGTGTGATGGCGGCGAGCGCTATGCGACCACCTATTACGATCAGGCTTGGCTCAAGGCCCAAGGGTATGAGTTGAGCGGTTTGATGGATGCCGTGGCGGGGAGTGTCGAGCGCGGCGAGCCGCTTCCAGCCACCGTGCTGCGCGCCAATATCTGAGATTGTTCAAGCACTGAAACCAATGTGGGAGCGAGCTTGCTCGCGATAGCGGTAGATCAGTCAACACATGTGTTGAGTGTAATTCCGTCATCGCGAGCAAGCTCGCTCCCACAGGGTTTTGCATTTATTCCAGGTAATGCAGGTCAGGCCTTGAGGCCAAGGATGTCGCGGGCAACCGCTTCAGCAATCCGAATCCCATCGACACCCGCCGACAGAATCCCGCCCGCATAACCCGCGCCTTCACCCGCCGGGAACAAGCCTTTCACGTTCAGGCTCTGCATCGACTCGTCACGGGTAATCCGCAGCGGCGACGACGTACGCGTCTCGATCCCGGTCAACACGGCGTCGTGCAGCGAGTAACCGCGAATCTGCTTCTCGAACGCTGGCAAGGCTTCGCGAATGGCTTCAATGGCGAACGCCGGCAAGGCCAACGCCAAATCACCCAAGGCAACCCCCGGTTTGTAGGACGGTTCTACGCTGCCCAACTCGGTGGACGGCTTGCCGGCAATGAAGTCACCGACCAGTTGCGCCGGCGCTTCGTAGTTGCTGCCGCCCAGCACAAAGGCGTGGGATTCCAGGCGTTCCTGCAACTCGATACCCGCCAGCGGGCCGCCCGGATAATCGACTTCCGGGGTGATCCCGACGACGATCCCGGAGTTGGCGTTGCGCTCGTTACGCGAGTACTGGCTCATGCCGTTGGTGACCACGCGACCCGGCTCGGAGGTCGCCGCCACCACGGTGCCGCCCGGGCACATGCAGAAGCTGTAGACCGAACGTCCGTTGCTGGCGTGGTGCACCAGTTTGTAGTCGGCAGCCCCGAGTTTCGGGTGGCCGGCGTACTTGCCCAGACGCGCGCGGTCGATCAGCGATTGCGGGTGTTCGATGCGGAAACCCACCGAAAACGGCTTGGCTTCCATGAACACGCCACGGCCGTGGAGCATGCGGAAGGTGTCCCGGGCGCTGTGACCGAGGGCCAGAATCACGTGTTTCGAATGGATCTGCTCGCCGCCATCGAGCTCGACGCCGACCAGTTGGCCGTCCTCGATCAACACATCGGTCACCCGCTGCTGGAAGCGCACTTCGCCACCCAACGCGCGAATCTGCTCACGCATGTTTTCCACAACACCGGTCAGACGGAACGTACCGATGTGCGGTTTGCTGACGTAGAGGATTTCTTCCGGCGCACCGGCCTTGACGAACTCATGCAGGACTTTGCGACCGATGAACTTCGGGTCCTTGATCTGGCTGTAGAGCTTGCCGTCGGAGAATGTCCCCGCGCCACCTTCACCGAACTGCACGTTGGATTCCGGGTTAAGCACGCTTTTACGCCACAGACCCCAAGTGTCCTTGGTGCGCTGACGCACTTCGGTGCCGCGCTCGAGGATAATCGGCTTGAAGCCCATTTGCGCCAGCAGCAGCCCGGCGAAAATCCCGCACGGACCGAAGCCCACGACGACAGGACGTTGCTCAAGATCAGCCGGCGCCTGGCCGACCGCTTTGTAGCTGACATCGGGCGCCACGTTGACGTTACGGTCATCGGCGAACGTGTGCAGCACCGTCGCCTCATCGCGAACGTTGAGGTCGATGGTGTAGATGAAGCACAGTTCGGAGGACTTTTTGCGCGCATCGTAGCTGCGCTTGAACAAGGTGAAATCGAGCAGGTCATCACTGGTGATGCCCAGGCGCTGCACGATGGCAGGGCGCAGGTCTTCTTCGGGATGGTCGATCGGCAGCTTGAGTTCGGTGATTCGTAACATGACAGGATCCGGTTCGCGGGGCGCACAACTGCGCCAAGGCGTTTGAAGCCCGCGATTATAAGCCTCAAAGAATGATTCCCGTGAGGCTAAAACGATCAGTCGTTACGCGATTCGCCGAAATACCCGCAGCCACGCTGAACCTGGCCGTCGACGCGCAGTTCGGCGCTCATGTGCTGGACACTGCCGGTGGTGCTGTCGACGCAACGTTGTGGCGCGACCCATAGTTCAATGTGCTGGTTATTGGCTTCGGTGCTGAGGTTGAAGCGGCCATCGCCCAGTTGCTCTTCAACGTAGGGCACGGCCAATGGCGGCTGACCGGCGCGCTCGATGACCATGCCTTTGCCGCTGACTTTCACGCTCCACTCAGGCCCATGGCCGGCGGCGCGCAGAATCAGCACTTTGAAGTTCGGATCGTTGCACGCGGTGCCCGAGCGCTCGACGCGGTACAGCTGCGCAAGATCGAGGCGGCTGTCGGCACCACTGGCAACGATCCGGCCACGCACGTCGGCAAACAGTTTGCCCTGGGCATCGGCCAGGGTCGCGGCCTCTTGCAGGACGCTGGTGCCGCCGGTGTCGTTGACCACATAACTGCGCTGTTCATTGCACGGCTGGAACAACAGTTTGCCGTCGGCCGCCGTCAACTGGCCCTGCATGCGGGTCTGGCCCACGTGGGAGGCACTTTCACGCGGGCCATCGAAAAACTGGCATGCGGCAAACAGCGGAAGCAGGGCAACAAGGACTAAGGAACGGGCAACACGCATCTTTGAGTCTCCAGACAAGTGCCGCCACGTTACTCAGCCTGACCGTTCATCACAAGGGTTTAGCCCACGTGAAAGGTCTGACCTGTTTGCAGGCCTTCCACGCTTTTGGCGTAGGCCAATGCCACATCCGCTGCCGGAACCGGTTTGTAGCCGCGGAAATACGGCGCGTAGCTGCCCATGGCTTCGACCAGTACGTTCGGGCTCACTGAGTTGACGCGCAGGCCGCGAGGCAGTTCGATGGCGGCGGCGCGGACGAAGCTGTCCAGAGCACCATTGACCAGTGCTGCCGAAGCGCCGCTGCGAATTGGGTCGTGGCTGAGCACACCAGTGGTGAAGGTGAACGAGGCGCCGTCATTGGCGAACTCGCGACCGATCAGCAGCAGATTGACCTGGCCCATCAACTTGTCTTTCAAGCCCAGGGCAAAACTGTCTTCGGTCATTTCGCTCAAGGGGGCAAAGGTCACGTTGCCAGCGGCGCAGACCAGTGCATCGAACTTGCCGGTTTTCTCGAACAGCTTGCGAATCGAAGCGCTGTCGCTGATATCCACATGGTAATCACCGCTGTTGCGGCCGATACGGATGATTTCGTGACGCTCGGACAGCTCCTTGTCGACCGCCGAACCGATGGTGCCGCCTGCGCCTATCAAAAGAATTTTCATGCTGCTGATTCTCGAGTGGGTTGAAAGAGGCTTAAGTCTAGAGTGGTTTTTTCCATTGATAAGCGCGCTAATAGGCAACCTTTGGTTTTCAAATGGAAACAATCCATGAGCGAAATGGATGATCTGGCAGCGTTTGCGGTGTTGATCGAAGCGGGGAGTTTTACCTTGGCGGCGCAGCAATTGGGGTGCAGCAAGGGGCAGTTATCCAAGCGCATCAGCCAACTGGAATCGCGGTTTTCAGTGGTGCTGCTGCAACGCACCACCCGCCGTTTGAGCCTGACCGCCGCGGGTGCGGCGCTGTTGCCGCAAGCCCAGGCGCTCGTAGTCCAGGTCGAGAGGGCACGTCAGGCATTGGCGCGGTTGAAGGATGACATTGCCGGGCCGGTGCGTATGACGGTTCCGGTATCGCTGGGGGAAACCTTCTTCGATGGCTTGTTGCTGGAGTTCTCTGGCAAATATCCCGAGGTGCAGATCGAGCTGGACCTGAGCAACAACTACCGTGATTTGTCCCGCGACGGGTTTGATCTCGCGGTTCGCTCCGAGGTGGGCAATGACGAGCGCCTGGTGGCCCGACCGCTATTAGCCTGGCACGAAATGACCTGCGCGAGCCCGGCTTACCTTGAGCAGTACGGCGAACCGTTGACGCCTCAAGCACTCGCTGAACACCGCTGTCTGCTCAACAGTCATTTCAGCGGTCGCGAAGAGTGGACCTATCACCAGCAACACGAATTGTTGCGGGTTCGCGTGTCGGGACCGTTCGCCAGCAACCATTACAGCCTGCTGAAAAAAGCGGCACTGGCCGGTGCCGGCATTGCGCGGTTGCCGTCCTACCTGCTGCAAGCGGAATTGGCTGACGGCCGTTTGCTCTGGCTCCTGCGTGGCTATCAGACGCGCAGAATGCCGATGTACCTGGTTCACCCGTATCAGGGCGGTTTGCCGAAGCGCACGCAGGTATTGGCGGATTACCTGATTGGCTGGTTCAAGCGCAGCGGTGAAGCGCTGGATCGGCTCCAGCACACCACATAGATCCCTGTGGGAGCGAGCCTGCTCGCGAAAGCGGCAGGGCAGACAACATTTCTGTTGAATGTGAAATTGCATTCGCGAGCAGGCTCGCTCCCACAGGGTGATCTTCGTGGTCAGGCTTCTTGTGGGGCGATTTGATCCAGCGCCCGATTCACCGCCAGCTCGCCCAGCATGATGCTTTGCTGGATACCGAGCAGCAAGACGTTGTAGCTTGCAGGAAGTAACACGGACACTGATTAAACACGCTCTCCAAAACACCCAATATCCCCTGTGCGAGCTTGCTCGCGATGACGGAGGGTCAGTCGGAATCAATGTTGACTGTCACACCGCTATCGCGAGCAAGCTCGCTCCCACAGGGATCTTCATCGTTGCCGAGTTTGTGTGAGGCACAAAAAAAACGGCCCGAAGGCCGTTTTTTGTTTACCGCAAAGACTCAACCACCCAAGTACGCTTCACGTACTTTCGGATCAGTCAGCAACGCTTCCCCAGTGCCTGTCATCACCACCCGGCCGTTCTCCAGAACGTACGCGCGGTCAGCGATTTTCAGCGCCTGGTTGGCGTTCTGCTCCACCAGGAACACCGTCACACCGTCCTTGCGCAGCTGTTCGATGATGTCGAAGATCTGCTGGATGATGATCGGTGCCAGGCCCAACGAAGGTTCGTCGAGCAGCAGCAGCTTGGGTTTGCTCATCAGCGCACGGCCGATGGCGAGCATTTGCTGTTCGCCGCCGGACATGGTGCCGCCGCGTTGGGCGAAGCGTTCTTTCAGGCGTGGGAAAAGTCCGAGAACCTTGTCCATCTGTTCCTGATAATCGCCCTTATCGGTGAAGAAACCGCCCATGGCGAGGTTTTCTTCCACGGTCAGACGGGCAAACACTCGACGACCTTCCGGAACCACGGCGATGCTCTTGCGCATGATCTGCGCCGAGGTCTGCCCCACGAGCTCTTCACCCATGTACTTGATGCTGCCGCTGTGGGCTTGCGGCGAACCGCAAAGCGTCATCAGCAAGGTGGATTTGCCCGCGCCGTTGGCACCGATCAGGGTGACGATTTCGCCCTGACGGATTTCCACGTTGACGCTGTGCAGGGCCTGGATCTTGCCGTAGAAGGTGGAAACGTTTTCGAATTGCAGCATTTACGCTTCCCCCAGGTAGGCTTTGATCACTTCGGGATTGTCGCGGATCTGTTCCGGCGTGCCGTTAGCCAGAGGCGTGCCCTGGTTGATCACGACGATGTGGTCGGAAATGCTCATGACCAGTTTCATGTCGTGTTCGATCAGCAGCACGGTGACATTGTGCTCTTCACGCAGCATGCTGATCAGCGCCTTCAGGTCTTCGGTTTCCTTCGGGTTCAGGCCGGCGGCCGGTTCGTCGAGCATGAGGATCCGCGGACGGGTCATCATGCAGCGAGCGATTTCCAGACGACGTTGCTGACCGTAGGCCAGGGTGCCGGCCGGACGGTTGGCGAACGCCTTGAGGTTGACCTTTTCCAGCCAGAACTCGGCGAACTCCATGGCCTCGCGTTCGCTCTTGCGGAACCCCGGGGTCTTGAACAGGCCCGCCAGGAAGTTGGTGTTCAGATGACGGTGCTGGGCGATCAAGAGGTTCTCGACCGCCGTCATGTCCTTGAACAGCCGCACGTTCTGGAAGGTGCGCACCACGCCTTTGAGGGCAATCTTGTGGCCGGGCAGGCCTTCGATCGGCTCGCCGTCCAGCAGGATGCTGCCGCCACTCGGCTGGTAGAAACCGGTCAGGCAGTTGAACACGGTGGTCTTGCCGGCGCCGTTGGGGCCGATCAGTGCCACGACCTGTTTTTCCTTCACGCTCAGGGCTACGCCGTTGACCGCCAGCAAGCCGCCGAAGCGCATGCTCAGATTTTCGACTTTAAGGATCTCGCGGCTCATTTGCGCAGCTCCATGTGAGGACGTTGCATGGGCAGCAGTCCTTGAGGACGCCAGATCATCATCAGCACCATCAAGGCGCCGAACATCAACATGCGGTATTCACTGAACTCACGCATCATTTCTGGCAACAGGATCATCACCGTGGCGGCGAGTACGACGCCCAGTTGCGAGCCCATGCCACCCAGCACCACGATGGCGAGGATGGTCGCCGATTCGATGAAGGTGAAGGACTCCGGTGTCACCAGACCTTGGCGCGCGGCGAAGAAGCTACCGGCGAAACCGGCGAACGCAGCACCGAGGGTGAAGGCCGACAGCTTGATGACCGTAGGATTGAGCCCCAGCGCACGGCAGGCGATTTCGTCTTCACGCAGTGCTTCCCAGGCACGGCCCAGCGGCATGCGCAGCAAGCGGTTGATGACGAACAGGGCGAACAGCGACAACAACACCGCGATCAGGTAAAGGAAGATCACCTTGTTGATCGAGTTGTATGCCAGGCCGAAGTACTCGTGGAACGTCTGCAGTCCCTCTGCGGCCGTTTTATCGAAGGTCAGTCCGAAAAGCGTTGGCTTGGGAATGTTGCTGATGCCGTTCGGGCCACCGGTGATGTCGGTCAGGTTACGCAGGAACAGACGAATGATTTCACCGAAGCCCAGCGTCACGATCGCCAGATAGTCACCGCGCAGACGCAGGACCGGGAAGCCGAGCAGGAAGCCGAAGGTGGCCGCCATCATCCCGGCGATTGGCAGGCAGATCCAGAAGCTCAGACCGTAGTAGTGCGACAGCAGCGCATAACTGTAGGCGCCGACGGCATAGAAGCCGACGTAACCGAGGTCGAGCAGACCAGCCAGACCGACCACGATGTTCAGGCCCAGGCCGAGCATCACGTAGATCAGCACCAGCGTGGCGATATCCACCGCACCGCGGGAACCGAAGAACGGCCAGACCAGCGCACCGATGATCAACGCGATGATGATCCAGCGCTGAGTGGTCGGCAGGGTCAGGAACGTACTGGCCTTGGCCGGCATCACTGGCAGGTTCGGCGAGGATTTCCAGGCCGAGCTGATCTGCTGATCGAACAACACCCGCAGGAACATCAGCACCGAGCACACGGCGATGGTGATCAGGGTGGCGTCGCTGGTGCCATGGACTTCGAGGTTGATGCCGACGATGGTCAGTTTCAGACCAAGCACCGGGTAGGCAACGGCCCACACCAGCAAGGCGCTGAACAACGCCTGTTTAAGATTCCTAGTCATACTTTTTCAACCTCCGGACGGCCCAACAGGCCGGTTGGCCGGAACAACAACACCAGAACCAATAAGCCGAACGCCACGACGTCCTTGTACTGGTCGCCGAAAATATCGGCACCAAAGGCTTCCGCCACCCCAAGCACGATCCCGCCGAGCATGGCTCCGGGGATGCTGCCGATACCGCCCAGTACTGCTGCAGTGAAGGCTTTGAGGCCGACCAGGAAACCGGCGTTGGGGTTGATCACGCCGTATTGCATGCTCAGCAACACAGCCGCAATCGCTGCCAGTGCGGCACCGATGACGAAGGTCAGGGCGATGATGTTGTTGGTGTTGATACCCAAGAGGTTGGCCATCTTGATGTCTTCGGCACAGGCACGGCAGGCGCGACCCAGGCGAGAGCGGGAAATGAACAGCGTCAGGCCGAGCATGGCGACAAAGGTCACCACGAACACCACGATTTGCATGTAGGAAATCAGCACTTCATGTGCGCCACCTGGCCCGATGGAGAAGTTGCCGGGGATCAGGTTGGGGATGGATTTGTCCTTGGAGTCTTGCGCCAGCAGAACCGTGTTCTGCAGGAAGATCGACATGCCGATGGCGGAAATCAGCGGGATCAGACGGTTGCTGCCGCGCAGAGGGCGGTAGGCGATCCGTTCGATGCTGTAACCGTAGGCACTGGTCACGACAATGGTCGCGAGAAAAGCGGCGGTCATCAACAGCGGAACACTGTCGAGTCCCATCATGGACAGGCCCGCAATGGCGATGAACGCCACGTAAGAGCCAATCATGTACACCTCGCCGTGGGCGAAGTTGATCATTCCAATGATGCCGTAAACCATCGTATAGCCGATGGCGATCAGGGCATACGTGCTGCCAATGGTCAGACCATTAACCAGCTGTTGGAAAAAGTGATAGATGTCAGGCATTACAGCGCTCCTAAAAACCTGATACGCATTTCACTGGTGGAGTCATTTTCCCGCTCGAGCCCCGTGGATCTGCATCCACTTCGAACGCGAGGTTTGCCAGCGAACCGCTGATGACGGTTTTGAGATTTTCAGGTGGGGAGACTGGCGGATCACGCCAGTGCGGCCCAATACATTCGTAAAACAAAGCCCACGGCACGCCGTGGGCTTTATTGGCAGTCAGTTTGGCCGCGCCTTACTGAGGTTTTGCTTCAGTTTTAGGTTTGCCGAAGTGCCACTCGTAAACCACAAATTTGAAGTCTTTCAAGTCGCCCTTGGCGTCGAAGCTCAGGTCGCCAGTCGGAGTCTTGAAGGTGCCTGCGTGGATAGCTTCAGCCACTTTGGCAGTGTCTTCGCTCTTGGCAGCCTTGATACCGTCAGCGATGACGGTCACAGCCGAGTAGGCCGGGAACACGAACGGACCGCTCGGGTCTTCTTTCTTGGCTTTGAACGCGTCAGCCAGGGCGACGTTGGCCGGATCCTGGTCGAAGGATTTCGGCAGGGTTACCAGCAGACCTTCGGAAGCGTCCTTGGCGATCTGCGAAATGGAGTCGTTACCCACGCCTTCCGGACCCATGAACTTGGCTTTCAGGCCTTTTTCCTGGGCTTGACGCAGGATCAGGCCCAGCTCCGGGTGGTAGCCGCCGTAGTAGACGAAGTCGACGTTGGCTTGCTTGAGTTTGGCGATCATCGAAGAGAAGTCTTTGTCGCCGGCGTTGATGCCTTCGAACACGGCAACCTTGACGTTTTTGCCTTCCAGGGTTTTCTTCACAGCGGTGGCGATGCCTTCACCGTATTGCTGTTTGTCGTGCAGAACAGCAACGATCTTCGGTTTTACGAAGTCGGCAATGTAGTTACCGGCGGCAGGGCCTTGGGCGCTGTCCAGACCGATGGTGCGGAACACCATTTTGTAACCACGGGAAGTGATGTCCGGGCTGGTGGCAGCCGGGGTGATCATGATCACGCCTTCGTCTTCGTAAATGTCCGAAGCCGGTTGAGTGGAGCTGGAGCACAGGTGACCGACCACGAACTTGACGCCGTCGTTGACGACTTTGTTCGCGACCGCTACCGCTTGTTTTGGATCACAGGCGTCATCGTATTCAACGGCTTCGAGTTTCTTGCCGTCTACGCCGCCTTTGGCGTTGATCTGTTCGATGGCCATTTTGGCGCCACTGAACTGCATGTCGCCGTATTGGGCTACAGGGCCGGTTTTAGGGCCGGCGATGCCGATCTTGATGGTGTCAGCTGCGAACGAATGGCTGGCAACCCCGGCCAGAACCATAGCGGCAAACAGTTTGGAAATCTGCTTAGTAGCCTTAGTCATAGTGCTCCACTCTTACTGTTGTAGTTTTTATAGTCCTGGCGCCGTAGCAGCAGAACCGGGTCAGATATCTTCGATATCCTCCGGAAAATGCCCCCGGCAACTGTACCGGTACAGTGTAGAGCGCCAATTGTTAGCCTGGGAAGCTGGCGCCAGGGGGCAAAATCAGAGGGTGTCGCTTTTTTGAAAGAAAAAGACAGAATGGCGGCGGGGGTTATAGCTGAAATATCAGCAATCCTTGGCTTTCCTGCTGTTTTCAATCAGTAACTCAATTGCATCCGGGTTTTTCTGCCAGACCACCAACGTTATGATTACGTCGATTTCTTTTCCGGACAGGACCCATGACTCAAGAACCTAGCACCCTCTATGCCAAGCTGCTTGGTGAAACCGCATCTATTACCTGGAAGGAGCTTGAGCCGTTCTTCGCTAGGGGTGCCCTATTGTGGGTCGATCCCGGTCTGGATCTGATTGCTGCAGCGGAGGCAGTCGCGACCGACGAAGGCGAGAAAGTGGCTGCCTGGCTGGCCGCCGACAAGGTCGCCAAGCTGTCTGAAACGCGGGCGCTGGATCTTTTTGAACGCGATCCGGAGCTGTGGGCAGTGGTCGTTTCGCCGTGGATTCTGATCCAGGAAAGGGCGACGAGCTGAAGTAGCGCACTCTATTGGTGCGTGACTTTGTTGGACGAAAGTGTGTAGCCGAGTAGCGTGATGGCATGTTGCCGTAGAGAAAGGCCACAGGCGGGCCAGCATCACGGTGACGTAAACGTAACGGGAACAGTTTATCGAGCAGCCTAAGGGCTACTTAATTGTTTCTGAATGTTGGGATTTGTGGTGAATTTTATGCCGCCATCGCGAGCAGGCTCGCTCCCACAATGTGATCGCATTCCTCCTGAAAGAACGCGGTCCCCTGTGGGAGCGAGCCTGCTCGCGATTGGGCGCGCCGCTAATTAAGCCGTCTTGCCCGTATGGTTATTCAAAGAAATAACCTTGGTCTTGCCAATCCGGTGGCGATAAATCTCGCGCAAGTACTTGATCGCCTTCTTCACGCAGTCCCGGGACAGACGAATGTCATTGATCGAGACGAACTTGTCTTTGTCGTTGATCAGTTCGCGGTACTTCTTCTCGTACATCGGTTTGATCGCGTACCAGTTGGTGTCGAGGATCTTCGCCGGGTTCTCGAATTCATTCAGCAACTCGTCGATCCGGTCTTCGTCGAAATCTTCATTAATGATGAAATCCAGAATCGAGTTATCCAGGGTTTCATCAAAGCGGTACGGGTTTTTCGCGAAGCAACGCTTGATGAAGGCCACGATC
It encodes:
- a CDS encoding DUF2288 domain-containing protein — its product is MTQEPSTLYAKLLGETASITWKELEPFFARGALLWVDPGLDLIAAAEAVATDEGEKVAAWLAADKVAKLSETRALDLFERDPELWAVVVSPWILIQERATS